In the genome of Vicinamibacterales bacterium, one region contains:
- a CDS encoding efflux RND transporter periplasmic adaptor subunit — MKRTTLASAGLIVAATVGFGAYYSMRAEPAPALTTAAVTRGDIVNVVSATGTLQAVTTVQVGSQISGTVESLHADYNSMVRKGQLLARLDSSTYATALEQAQAALQSAEAEVERLRVARAAADAALVRARELTARQLLPAADLQTAETDSRTAAAQLVGAEARVAQARSGVRTAQVNLSKTVITSPIDGVVIARNVDVGQTVAASLSAPTLFIIAADLTQMQLNASIDESDLGQVAAGQTVTFTVDAYPSDRFSGTVSQVRLNATSVNNVVTYAAIVDAPNPALKLKPGMTATLTVEIARREGVLRVPAAALRFKPSAEVLARLESTPAQQPPKGPTLWIPSGKGIAPLPVKTGAADATYTEVIGSSLVEGATVVTRAAVPGDAAAAARPSSPNAGNPLLPAGRPR, encoded by the coding sequence ATGAAGCGCACCACGCTCGCATCCGCCGGGCTCATCGTCGCCGCCACCGTCGGGTTTGGCGCCTACTATTCGATGCGCGCCGAACCGGCGCCGGCGCTCACCACCGCGGCGGTGACGCGCGGCGACATCGTCAATGTCGTGTCGGCGACCGGCACGCTGCAGGCGGTGACCACGGTGCAGGTGGGCAGCCAGATCTCCGGCACGGTCGAGTCGCTGCACGCCGACTACAACTCGATGGTCCGCAAAGGGCAGCTCCTCGCGCGGCTGGACTCGTCCACGTACGCCACCGCGCTCGAGCAGGCGCAGGCCGCGCTCCAGAGCGCCGAGGCCGAGGTCGAGCGGCTGCGGGTCGCGCGCGCCGCCGCCGATGCGGCGCTGGTTCGCGCCCGCGAGCTCACCGCCAGACAGCTCCTGCCCGCGGCGGACCTCCAGACCGCCGAAACCGACAGCAGGACCGCGGCGGCGCAGCTCGTTGGCGCCGAGGCGCGCGTCGCGCAGGCGCGGTCGGGCGTCCGGACCGCGCAGGTGAATCTCTCGAAGACCGTCATCACCTCGCCGATCGACGGCGTGGTGATCGCGCGCAACGTGGACGTGGGGCAGACCGTTGCCGCCAGCCTGTCGGCGCCGACGCTGTTCATCATCGCCGCCGACCTCACGCAGATGCAGCTCAATGCCAGCATCGACGAGTCGGATCTCGGCCAGGTCGCCGCGGGGCAGACGGTGACCTTCACGGTCGACGCCTATCCGTCGGACAGGTTCTCCGGCACGGTTTCGCAGGTCCGGTTGAACGCGACGTCGGTGAACAACGTGGTGACGTATGCGGCAATCGTCGATGCGCCCAATCCGGCGCTGAAGCTGAAGCCCGGAATGACCGCGACGCTGACCGTCGAGATCGCGCGGCGTGAGGGGGTGCTGCGCGTGCCGGCGGCGGCCCTGCGCTTCAAGCCGTCCGCCGAGGTGCTCGCGCGGCTCGAGAGCACGCCGGCGCAGCAGCCTCCGAAAGGGCCGACCCTGTGGATCCCGAGCGGCAAGGGGATCGCGCCGCTCCCGGTGAAGACCGGCGCGGCAGACGCCACCTACACGGAAGTGATCGGGAGCTCGCTGGTGGAAGGGGCAACGGTGGTGACGCGCGCGGCGGTACCCGGCGACGCCGCAGCCGCGGCGCGCCCGTCCTCGCCGAATGCCGGAAACCCGCTGCTTCCTGCCGGCCGCCCGAGATAG
- a CDS encoding VWA domain-containing protein, with the protein MRSRRLLLSGVAAASLLAAPVTHGFTPQSRGQQKPPVFRGNTQVVSVDVIVRNGSGGVVRDLTAADFEVLEDGKPQTISSFTFEEITDKPASAAAVDLLAGAEARLAEETRRAQPSAAAAAEAGTAKPLASEDLAGRRLIVLLFDISSMQPEDVQRAVDSATKYVNESMSPADMVAVATVSSMLDVLSDFTGDRAKVGAALARLGYTEGTATPPPAADTVATDEQTAADESTTSDDTVAMDMFNNDVRLRALKALAETLAPLEQKKSILYFSAGMERSGEDNQVELRAAINAAVRAHVAIYPVDTRGLQAVVPGGDARQASGRGTALFSGRGVSQQFARLSASQDTLGSLAADTGGKAFMDSNDFGEAFARVQRDMSAYYLLGYNSSNTTRDGRFRRIRVRLKTSIAGARVEARQGYYADRDFAHTANTDRETQLQEMLFSAVSATDLPVLVNAGFFRLAADRYYVPISMAVPGSAIPVPAEKDRDKIALDVLGVVQDEQGRPVGRIRQTMKLPPGSVGTLTSKQVLYQSAVTLPPGRFSIKVVVRENTSGLMGSFEAPVVVPELKQAPLKVSSVILSTQVQPARESGNNPLVRNGEQLIPNLTHVAGRDQKMVFYYEVYDPAAAESTADLRTSLAFYRGKVKVFETPVVERAAIDDPSRKAAVFKLEVPAGSLPPGLYTCQINIIDAAAGRFAFPRLMFLLR; encoded by the coding sequence CCCCCGGTCTTCCGCGGCAACACGCAGGTCGTGTCCGTGGACGTCATCGTCCGCAACGGATCCGGCGGCGTCGTCCGCGACCTCACCGCGGCGGACTTCGAGGTGCTCGAGGACGGCAAGCCGCAGACGATCAGCAGCTTCACGTTCGAGGAGATTACCGACAAGCCGGCGAGCGCGGCGGCGGTGGACCTGCTCGCCGGAGCGGAAGCGAGGCTCGCCGAGGAGACGCGCCGCGCCCAACCCTCGGCGGCTGCGGCGGCAGAGGCCGGCACCGCGAAACCGCTGGCCTCTGAGGATCTCGCCGGCCGGCGGCTGATCGTGCTCCTCTTCGACATCAGCTCGATGCAGCCGGAAGACGTGCAGCGCGCCGTCGATTCCGCGACGAAGTACGTCAACGAGTCGATGAGCCCCGCCGACATGGTCGCGGTGGCGACGGTGAGCTCGATGCTCGACGTGCTGAGCGACTTCACGGGCGATCGCGCGAAGGTCGGCGCGGCGCTGGCGCGGCTCGGCTACACCGAAGGGACGGCCACGCCGCCGCCGGCCGCCGACACCGTCGCCACCGACGAACAGACCGCGGCGGACGAGTCCACCACGTCGGACGACACCGTGGCGATGGACATGTTCAACAACGATGTCCGTCTCCGCGCGCTGAAGGCGCTGGCCGAGACGCTCGCGCCGCTCGAACAGAAGAAGTCGATCCTCTATTTCAGCGCCGGCATGGAGCGGAGCGGCGAAGACAACCAGGTGGAGCTCCGCGCTGCGATCAATGCCGCGGTGCGCGCCCACGTCGCGATCTACCCGGTCGATACGCGCGGGCTGCAGGCGGTGGTCCCCGGCGGCGACGCGCGCCAGGCCAGCGGCCGCGGCACCGCGCTCTTCTCCGGCCGCGGCGTGTCGCAGCAGTTCGCGCGCCTCTCCGCGTCGCAGGACACGCTCGGCTCGCTCGCCGCCGACACCGGCGGGAAGGCGTTCATGGACTCGAACGACTTCGGCGAAGCGTTCGCGCGAGTCCAGCGCGACATGTCGGCGTACTATCTCCTCGGCTACAACAGCAGCAACACCACCAGGGACGGCCGCTTCCGCCGCATCCGCGTGCGCCTGAAGACATCGATCGCCGGCGCGCGGGTCGAGGCGCGGCAGGGGTATTACGCCGATCGCGACTTCGCGCACACCGCCAACACCGACCGCGAGACGCAGCTGCAGGAGATGCTGTTCTCCGCCGTCTCGGCGACGGACCTTCCCGTCCTGGTGAACGCCGGCTTCTTCCGGCTGGCGGCGGATCGCTATTACGTGCCGATCTCGATGGCGGTGCCCGGCTCCGCGATCCCCGTTCCCGCCGAGAAGGACCGGGACAAGATCGCGCTCGACGTGCTCGGCGTCGTGCAGGACGAGCAGGGGCGCCCGGTCGGCCGCATCCGCCAGACGATGAAGCTGCCGCCGGGATCGGTCGGCACGCTCACGTCGAAGCAGGTGCTGTATCAGTCGGCGGTCACGCTGCCGCCCGGGCGCTTCTCGATCAAGGTCGTCGTCCGCGAGAACACCAGCGGTCTCATGGGCTCGTTCGAAGCCCCCGTCGTGGTGCCCGAGCTGAAGCAGGCGCCGCTGAAGGTCAGCTCGGTCATCCTGAGCACCCAGGTGCAGCCCGCCAGGGAGAGCGGCAACAACCCGCTCGTGCGCAACGGCGAGCAACTGATCCCGAACCTGACGCACGTCGCCGGCAGGGATCAGAAGATGGTCTTCTACTACGAGGTCTACGACCCCGCCGCAGCCGAATCGACGGCGGACCTTCGCACCAGCCTCGCCTTCTACCGCGGCAAGGTGAAGGTCTTCGAGACGCCGGTGGTCGAGCGCGCCGCGATCGATGATCCGTCACGCAAAGCCGCCGTGTTCAAGCTCGAAGTCCCGGCCGGCTCGCTGCCGCCGGGACTCTACACCTGCCAGATCAACATCATCGACGCCGCCGCCGGCAGGTTCGCGTTTCCACGGCTGATGTTTCTGCTGCGGTAG
- a CDS encoding response regulator transcription factor produces MSGQDPASEKPPARVLVVEDDQHIRDLVALHLRLEGLEAVAAGDGTEGLRLARSEPFDLMILDVMLPGLDGITVTRAIRREPQLRDVPILMLTARREESDKVDGLESGADDYLTKPFGIREFMARVRALLRRRRAAAGAPAHQAPVTAGGLHVDPARRLARVDGRDVELTAHEFDLLYVLASNPGIVFSRDALVQRVWGSDTHITERSVDTLIKRLRKKIESDPAAPRYISTVWGTGYKFTDA; encoded by the coding sequence ATGTCGGGACAGGACCCCGCCAGCGAGAAACCGCCGGCGCGTGTGCTCGTCGTCGAAGACGACCAGCACATCCGCGATCTGGTCGCGCTGCACCTCCGTCTCGAGGGGTTGGAGGCGGTGGCAGCAGGCGACGGCACCGAAGGTCTGCGGCTGGCGCGGAGCGAACCGTTCGACCTGATGATTCTCGACGTGATGCTGCCCGGGCTGGACGGCATCACGGTGACGCGCGCGATCCGCCGCGAGCCGCAGCTGCGGGACGTGCCGATCCTGATGCTGACGGCGCGCCGCGAGGAGTCCGACAAGGTCGACGGCCTGGAGAGCGGCGCGGACGACTACCTCACCAAGCCGTTCGGCATCCGCGAATTCATGGCCCGCGTCCGCGCGCTGCTGCGCCGGCGGCGCGCCGCCGCCGGCGCACCGGCCCATCAGGCGCCGGTGACCGCCGGGGGGCTGCACGTCGATCCGGCGCGGCGGCTCGCGCGGGTCGACGGCCGCGACGTGGAGCTGACCGCGCACGAGTTCGATCTGCTCTACGTCCTCGCCAGCAACCCCGGCATCGTGTTCTCGCGCGACGCGCTGGTCCAGCGCGTGTGGGGCAGCGACACCCACATCACCGAACGCAGCGTCGACACGCTGATCAAGCGCCTGCGCAAGAAGATCGAGAGCGATCCCGCGGCGCCGCGCTACATCTCCACCGTGTGGGGCACGGGATACAAGTTCACCGATGCCTGA
- a CDS encoding HAMP domain-containing sensor histidine kinase translates to MPERRWYRSLYWRIALGYIALLAVLLLVQTALAVWLMDRVWGQARTPAELADLVARDLSAKLAQNPSFDVDAHLRREYGSGYQPFVVVLSGDPRTLSNRSPVPPTLGRDARRRLELRVDDRRFDDRRFDSDDRPDDRREDGRGAAGRIITGRGGGRRSFALYSEIAVSGSRVGLVAVPGGPPPLSEGLREIAPTLALVGVALLGAGAALMALLIFGPSHKRLRDLEQAARALGEGRTDVRANDSGGDEVSGLAATFNRMAMDLEARAAALADSDRARRQLLADVSHELMTPLAAIRGYVETLGMPELTIDAATRARYLDIAHQETHKLEAIIGELLDLARLEGGGGTLDREPVLAADLFRRVTDRHRPALLERTITLTTSVAEGTPLIYGDADRLEQALQNVAANALRHTPDGGTIALKAEPAGDRVRITIADSGPGIPPEHVPHIFDRFYKADTSRAGTRVPSGSGLGLSIVRAIVHRHDGDVRAFNAPEGGAVFEFLLPGSGDRRSGIQD, encoded by the coding sequence ATGCCTGAACGCCGCTGGTATCGGAGCCTGTACTGGCGGATCGCGCTGGGCTACATCGCGCTGCTCGCGGTGCTGCTGCTGGTGCAGACGGCGCTCGCGGTCTGGCTCATGGATCGCGTCTGGGGCCAGGCGCGCACGCCGGCGGAGCTCGCCGACCTGGTCGCGCGGGACCTCTCGGCGAAGCTGGCGCAGAACCCGTCCTTCGACGTCGACGCGCACCTGCGCAGGGAATACGGGTCCGGGTACCAACCCTTCGTGGTCGTGCTGTCCGGGGATCCGCGGACGCTGTCCAATCGCTCCCCGGTGCCGCCGACCCTCGGCCGCGACGCGCGGCGCCGGCTCGAGCTGCGCGTCGACGACCGGCGTTTCGACGATCGGCGGTTCGACAGCGACGACCGCCCGGACGATCGCCGCGAAGACGGCCGCGGCGCCGCCGGCCGCATCATCACCGGGCGCGGCGGCGGACGGCGGTCGTTCGCGCTGTACTCGGAGATCGCCGTGTCCGGCAGCCGCGTCGGACTGGTGGCGGTGCCGGGCGGGCCGCCGCCTCTGTCGGAAGGTCTGCGCGAGATCGCCCCGACGCTGGCGCTGGTCGGCGTCGCGCTGCTGGGCGCCGGGGCGGCGCTGATGGCGCTGCTCATCTTCGGGCCGAGCCACAAGCGGCTGCGCGATCTGGAGCAGGCGGCGCGCGCGCTCGGCGAAGGGCGCACCGACGTCCGCGCCAACGACTCGGGGGGGGACGAGGTCAGCGGACTCGCCGCGACGTTCAACCGGATGGCGATGGACCTCGAGGCGCGCGCCGCCGCCCTCGCCGACTCGGACCGCGCCCGCCGCCAGCTCCTCGCCGACGTGTCGCACGAGCTGATGACGCCGCTCGCCGCGATCCGCGGCTACGTCGAGACGCTCGGCATGCCCGAGCTGACGATCGACGCCGCGACGCGAGCCAGATATCTCGACATCGCACACCAGGAAACGCACAAGCTGGAAGCGATCATCGGCGAGCTGCTCGATCTGGCGCGCCTCGAAGGGGGCGGCGGCACGCTCGATCGCGAGCCGGTGCTGGCGGCGGATCTGTTCCGCCGCGTCACGGACCGCCATCGTCCGGCGCTGCTGGAGCGCACCATCACGCTGACGACGTCTGTCGCCGAGGGCACGCCGCTGATCTACGGCGACGCCGATCGGCTGGAGCAGGCGCTGCAGAACGTTGCCGCCAACGCGCTGCGGCATACGCCCGACGGCGGCACCATCGCGCTGAAGGCGGAGCCGGCCGGCGATCGCGTCCGCATCACCATTGCCGATTCCGGTCCGGGGATCCCTCCCGAGCACGTGCCGCACATCTTCGATCGCTTCTACAAAGCCGACACTTCGCGCGCCGGCACCCGCGTCCCGTCGGGCAGCGGCCTGGGACTCTCGATCGTTCGCGCGATCGTCCACCGCCACGACGGCGACGTCCGCGCGTTCAACGCGCCGGAAGGCGGCGCGGTGTTCGAGTTCCTGCTGCCCGGTTCCGGCGATCGTCGATCCGGGATTCAGGATTAG
- a CDS encoding alpha/beta fold hydrolase yields MRTSQARTVGVGAGVLLLAAGMACSQLPKIGAGGLLHPGRRAAIAPAPAGCEHVELTGAGVTLRGWRCGPPAAAAGTIVYLHGIADNRGSAAGAIQRFTARGFQVIAYDSRAHGQSGGDACTYGVFEKRDLQKVLDAIGVRRAALIGTSLGAAVALQAAADDPRIAAVIAAETFSDLRTVATERAPFVFSRRSIARAFVLAEQQGGFSVDAASPVAAAPRIRVPVLLIHGAADRETPPSHSQRVFDALAGPKRLLLVPGAGHNQSLRPNVWTEIDRWLDALPPGTLGRNAAGG; encoded by the coding sequence ATGCGGACGAGTCAGGCGCGGACCGTCGGCGTGGGTGCTGGTGTGCTGCTGCTCGCAGCGGGGATGGCGTGTTCGCAGCTGCCGAAAATCGGCGCCGGCGGGCTGCTTCATCCGGGACGGCGCGCCGCGATCGCGCCGGCGCCTGCCGGCTGTGAGCACGTGGAGCTCACGGGAGCCGGCGTGACGCTGCGCGGGTGGCGGTGCGGACCGCCGGCCGCCGCTGCCGGCACGATCGTCTACCTGCACGGCATTGCCGACAACCGCGGCAGCGCCGCCGGCGCGATCCAGCGGTTCACCGCGCGCGGGTTCCAGGTCATCGCCTACGACAGCCGCGCCCACGGCCAGTCCGGCGGAGACGCATGCACCTACGGCGTCTTCGAAAAGCGGGACCTGCAGAAGGTGCTCGACGCGATCGGCGTCCGCCGCGCCGCGCTCATCGGCACGTCGCTCGGCGCGGCCGTCGCGCTGCAGGCCGCGGCCGACGATCCCCGCATCGCTGCCGTGATCGCGGCTGAAACCTTCTCCGATCTGCGCACGGTCGCGACCGAGCGCGCGCCGTTCGTCTTCTCCCGCCGATCAATCGCGCGCGCGTTCGTGCTCGCGGAGCAGCAGGGCGGGTTCAGCGTCGACGCCGCATCCCCGGTCGCCGCCGCCCCGCGCATCAGAGTCCCCGTGCTCCTCATTCACGGCGCCGCGGATCGCGAGACGCCGCCGTCGCACTCCCAGCGTGTGTTCGACGCGCTCGCCGGCCCGAAGCGCCTGCTCCTCGTGCCCGGCGCCGGCCACAATCAGTCGCTGCGGCCGAACGTGTGGACCGAGATCGATCGCTGGCTGGACGCCCTCCCGCCCGGGACCCTCGGGCGGAACGCGGCTGGCGGCTAG